One window from the genome of Microbulbifer sp. ALW1 encodes:
- the dnaB gene encoding replicative DNA helicase — protein MNEYAPPEEDTQETQANSPLPHSVEAEQSVLGGLMLDASRLDAVAEQLSEEDFFVASHRTIFGVMLQLSSGEQPLDIVTLAEGLASRDLLADIGGPAYLAELAENTPSAANIVAYAKIVRERSMLRQLIAAAGEISRTSFNPGGLGSADLLQMAERRVAEIAEGRAKEGGFVGVDSLLKKTVERIDELFKSEGDLTGLSTGLTELDQRTSGWQPGEMIILAARPSMGKTALALNFVEAAMLSQERPTLVFSMEMPSDSLVMRMLSSIGKIDQGRIRNGKLQEEDWPKLSSAVQKMKGKGLYIDDTPGLSPSEVRARVKRTVRDHTNKLMQQDPKLSREDAERRALPAMVMVDYLQLMQVKGSTEGRTQEISEISRSLKALAKEYECPVIALSQLNRGVEQRPNKRPMNSDLRESGAIEQDADVILFIYRDEYYNEDSPDKGMAELIIGKQRNGEIGTCRAAFVGKYTRFDDLAPEYYQGE, from the coding sequence ATGAACGAATACGCTCCCCCGGAAGAAGATACCCAAGAGACACAAGCCAACTCACCGCTGCCGCACTCGGTTGAGGCGGAGCAGTCGGTCCTCGGTGGTCTGATGCTGGATGCCTCGCGCCTGGACGCGGTGGCGGAGCAGTTGAGTGAAGAAGATTTCTTTGTAGCCAGTCACCGCACCATCTTTGGGGTGATGCTGCAACTCTCCAGCGGCGAGCAGCCGTTGGATATCGTCACCCTCGCCGAGGGCCTCGCCAGCCGCGATTTGCTGGCGGACATCGGTGGCCCCGCGTATCTGGCCGAGCTGGCAGAAAACACCCCCTCCGCCGCGAACATCGTCGCCTACGCCAAGATCGTGCGCGAGCGCTCCATGCTGCGCCAGCTGATTGCCGCCGCCGGTGAGATCAGCCGCACCAGTTTCAATCCCGGTGGCCTGGGTTCTGCGGACCTGCTGCAGATGGCCGAACGCCGGGTAGCCGAGATTGCCGAGGGGCGCGCCAAAGAGGGCGGCTTTGTCGGCGTCGATTCGCTGCTGAAGAAAACCGTCGAGCGTATCGACGAGCTGTTCAAATCCGAGGGTGACCTCACTGGTCTCAGTACCGGTCTCACCGAGCTGGACCAGCGTACTTCTGGTTGGCAGCCGGGGGAGATGATCATTCTTGCCGCCCGTCCCTCCATGGGGAAAACCGCGCTGGCACTGAATTTCGTTGAAGCGGCGATGCTCAGCCAGGAAAGGCCGACTCTGGTATTCAGTATGGAGATGCCGTCGGACAGCCTGGTAATGCGGATGCTGTCGTCCATCGGCAAGATCGACCAGGGTCGTATCCGTAACGGCAAGTTGCAGGAGGAGGACTGGCCGAAGCTGTCCAGTGCGGTGCAGAAGATGAAGGGCAAGGGCCTGTATATCGACGACACCCCGGGGCTGTCGCCTTCTGAGGTGCGTGCGCGGGTGAAGCGCACGGTGCGCGACCACACCAACAAGCTGATGCAGCAGGATCCGAAGCTGTCGCGCGAGGATGCGGAGCGCCGTGCTTTACCGGCGATGGTGATGGTGGATTACCTGCAGTTGATGCAGGTGAAGGGCAGCACTGAGGGCCGAACCCAGGAAATTTCGGAGATTTCCCGCTCGTTGAAGGCGTTGGCGAAAGAATACGAGTGTCCGGTGATTGCGTTGTCGCAGTTGAACCGGGGGGTGGAGCAACGCCCGAACAAGCGGCCGATGAACTCGGATCTGCGGGAATCCGGTGCGATCGAGCAGGATGCGGATGTGATTCTGTTTATCTACCGCGATGAGTATTACAACGAGGACAGCCCGGACAAGGGCATGGCGGAGTTGATTATCGGCAAGCAGCGGAACGGTGAGATTGGTACTTGTCGCGCGGCCTTTGTGGGTAAGTACACCCGGTTTGATGACCTGGCACCGGAGTATTATCAGGGCGAATAA
- the alaC gene encoding alanine transaminase, with amino-acid sequence MSKDMSAPSVRRFSRIDRLPPYVFNITAELKMAARRRGEDIIDFSMGNPDGPTPQHIVDKLCTVAQREDTHGYSTSRGIPRLRRAISQWYADRYRVEIDPEEEAVVTIGSKEGLAHLMLAVLDHGDMVLVPNPSYPIHIYGAVIAGAQVRSVPLVPGIDFFAELERAIIESIPKPKMVILGFPSNPTAQCVELDFFERVVALAKRYGILVVHDLAYADIVYEGWKAPSIMQVPGAKDVAVEFFTLSKSYNMAGWRVGFMVGNRDLVNALARIKSYHDYGSFTPLQVAAIAALEGDQQCVRDIAEQYRQRRDTLVKGLHEAGWMVDVPKASMYVWAKIPDAYREMGSLEFAKKLLADAKVCVSPGIGFGDYGDDYVRFALIENQNRIRQAVRGIKSMFRADGLLGSPQTTSAPAAE; translated from the coding sequence ATGAGTAAGGATATGAGTGCGCCTTCCGTGCGCCGTTTTTCCCGTATTGATCGCCTTCCCCCCTACGTTTTCAATATCACTGCCGAACTGAAGATGGCTGCGCGACGGCGCGGCGAAGACATCATCGACTTCAGTATGGGCAATCCCGACGGACCTACCCCGCAACATATTGTCGACAAGCTGTGTACTGTGGCCCAGCGCGAGGACACCCACGGCTACTCCACTTCCCGCGGCATACCCCGCCTGCGCCGGGCCATTTCGCAATGGTATGCGGATCGCTACCGGGTGGAGATAGACCCGGAAGAAGAGGCGGTGGTGACCATTGGCTCCAAGGAAGGGCTGGCGCACCTGATGCTGGCGGTGCTGGATCACGGCGATATGGTGCTGGTACCCAACCCCAGTTACCCCATCCACATTTACGGTGCAGTGATCGCTGGCGCCCAGGTGCGCTCGGTACCACTGGTGCCCGGCATCGACTTTTTTGCCGAGCTGGAGCGGGCCATTATCGAGAGTATTCCCAAGCCGAAAATGGTGATTCTCGGCTTCCCGTCCAACCCCACCGCGCAGTGTGTCGAGCTGGATTTTTTCGAGCGGGTAGTGGCGCTGGCGAAGCGCTACGGCATTCTGGTGGTGCACGATTTGGCGTATGCCGACATCGTTTACGAAGGCTGGAAAGCGCCCTCAATTATGCAGGTGCCCGGGGCCAAAGATGTGGCGGTGGAATTCTTTACCCTCTCCAAAAGCTACAACATGGCCGGTTGGCGCGTGGGTTTTATGGTGGGCAACCGCGACCTGGTGAATGCGCTGGCGCGCATCAAGAGCTACCATGACTACGGCAGTTTTACCCCGCTACAGGTGGCGGCCATTGCGGCCCTGGAAGGGGATCAGCAGTGTGTGCGGGATATCGCCGAGCAGTACCGCCAGCGCCGCGACACCCTGGTTAAGGGGTTGCACGAAGCCGGCTGGATGGTGGATGTGCCCAAGGCCTCCATGTATGTGTGGGCGAAAATCCCGGACGCTTACCGGGAGATGGGTTCACTGGAATTTGCCAAAAAGCTGCTGGCGGACGCCAAGGTGTGCGTGTCGCCGGGAATCGGTTTTGGCGACTACGGTGACGACTACGTGCGCTTTGCCCTGATCGAAAACCAGAATCGCATTCGCCAGGCAGTGCGCGGCATCAAGTCGATGTTCCGCGCGGATGGCCTGCTGGGCTCGCCCCAGACTACTAGCGCCCCAGCTGCTGAATAA
- a CDS encoding murein L,D-transpeptidase family protein — MRYLKLSLIALLLVPTLALAKIKPVDEVVVYKSKHLMQLKRNGKVVKSYKVVFGKNPVGHKQYAGDSRTPEGRYTLNWKKKNSTYYRAIQVSYPNATDRKRAAKLGKNPGGAIMIHGQKPHWKGIEDYLTRMNWTDGCIAVTNPQMDEIWAMVDTGTPIEIFP, encoded by the coding sequence ATGCGATATTTAAAACTCAGTCTGATTGCCCTACTACTGGTGCCGACCCTGGCACTGGCCAAGATCAAACCGGTTGACGAGGTTGTGGTCTACAAATCCAAGCACCTGATGCAGCTGAAACGCAACGGCAAGGTTGTGAAAAGCTACAAGGTGGTCTTTGGCAAAAACCCGGTGGGACACAAACAGTACGCCGGCGACTCGCGCACCCCGGAAGGGCGCTATACCCTCAACTGGAAGAAGAAGAACAGCACCTACTACCGCGCCATCCAGGTCTCCTACCCGAATGCCACGGACCGCAAGCGTGCCGCCAAACTGGGCAAAAACCCCGGCGGCGCCATCATGATCCACGGCCAGAAGCCCCACTGGAAAGGTATCGAAGATTACCTGACCCGTATGAACTGGACCGATGGCTGTATTGCAGTGACCAACCCGCAGATGGATGAGATCTGGGCGATGGTGGATACCGGTACGCCGATTGAGATTTTTCCGTAA
- a CDS encoding LytTR family DNA-binding domain-containing protein: MSGSGEIVDNKLLKVIIVDDEPLARRGLRLRLENLADSEGGIEILAECGNGREAREQILALKPDVAFLDIQMPGVSGLELVQLLPKDEIPQIVFVTAYDQYAVEAFEVNAVDYVLKPIEEDRLNLALQRVRQKLGSENIAAQREQLLEAVADLTQESPQALEEKLAAGELGGSRFPEKIAIKDSGKITLVPAREIDWIDAAGDYMCVHANGETHVMRITMKELEQQLDPKVFQRIHRSTIVNLKRVREICAHINGEYHLVLNNGERLKMSRSYKNKVQHFI; encoded by the coding sequence ATGAGCGGCAGTGGCGAGATTGTGGATAACAAACTTCTGAAAGTCATCATTGTGGACGATGAACCGCTGGCCCGCCGCGGCCTGCGTCTGCGCCTTGAGAACCTGGCTGACAGCGAGGGCGGGATCGAAATCCTGGCGGAGTGCGGCAACGGCCGCGAGGCGCGGGAGCAGATACTGGCACTGAAGCCGGATGTGGCCTTCCTCGATATCCAGATGCCGGGTGTCAGCGGCCTCGAGCTGGTGCAGCTACTGCCGAAAGACGAGATTCCACAGATCGTGTTTGTCACGGCTTACGACCAGTACGCGGTGGAGGCCTTCGAGGTCAACGCGGTGGACTATGTGCTGAAGCCCATCGAGGAAGACCGCCTCAACCTGGCCCTGCAGCGGGTGCGGCAAAAATTGGGCAGTGAAAATATCGCCGCCCAGCGCGAGCAGCTGCTGGAAGCGGTGGCGGACCTGACCCAGGAATCGCCCCAGGCATTGGAAGAAAAACTCGCGGCGGGCGAGCTCGGCGGCAGCCGTTTTCCGGAAAAAATTGCGATCAAGGACTCCGGCAAAATTACCCTGGTGCCGGCGCGGGAGATCGACTGGATCGACGCCGCCGGTGACTATATGTGCGTGCACGCCAATGGCGAAACCCACGTGATGCGCATCACCATGAAGGAGCTGGAGCAGCAGCTGGATCCGAAAGTGTTCCAGCGTATCCATCGCTCCACCATCGTCAACCTGAAGCGCGTGCGCGAGATCTGCGCCCACATCAATGGCGAGTACCACCTGGTCTTGAATAACGGCGAACGCCTGAAAATGAGCCGCAGTTACAAAAACAAGGTACAGCATTTCATCTGA
- a CDS encoding sensor histidine kinase, whose protein sequence is MGTSVFNWLTTKLASERCQYWALQCSGWGAYTLLTFVGSFFWVESHWLHTGYIAVATASGVAISEGMRRGFQRLWHKAPAARLMGSLGVIILGAALWAAIKFGGSLWLYGKESDEHPAVVAVYWFSYSFLIYMTWTALYYGIKYYQASLLQQEKALKAESIAHQSQLKMLRYQLNPHFLFNTLNAISTLILDQDGKTANSMVTRLSQFLRHSLDNDPMQKVTLAKEVEALMLYLDIEKVRFADRLQVNVDLEGDASRALVPSLLLQPLVENAIKYGISQREWGGEITIKARVFAGELLIEVSDNGPGVPEEALAGLGNGSGVGIRNTCERLRALYGVEQKTRFCNRPEGGLAVNLRIPFEQE, encoded by the coding sequence ATGGGAACTTCGGTTTTCAATTGGCTGACGACAAAGCTGGCTTCCGAGCGGTGCCAGTACTGGGCGTTGCAGTGCAGTGGCTGGGGCGCCTATACACTGCTGACGTTCGTCGGCAGCTTCTTCTGGGTGGAGAGCCACTGGCTCCACACCGGCTATATTGCCGTGGCTACCGCCTCTGGTGTGGCAATTTCCGAGGGCATGCGCCGGGGCTTTCAGCGCCTGTGGCACAAAGCGCCGGCTGCACGACTGATGGGGTCCCTGGGGGTGATTATCCTGGGGGCGGCGCTGTGGGCGGCGATCAAGTTTGGCGGCTCCCTGTGGCTGTACGGTAAAGAGAGCGATGAGCATCCGGCGGTAGTGGCCGTCTACTGGTTCTCCTACTCCTTCCTGATCTACATGACCTGGACGGCGCTCTATTACGGCATCAAATACTATCAGGCCTCCCTGCTACAGCAGGAGAAGGCCCTCAAGGCGGAGTCCATCGCCCACCAGTCGCAGCTGAAAATGCTGCGCTACCAGCTGAATCCCCATTTTCTGTTCAATACCCTGAATGCGATTTCCACCCTGATTCTGGATCAAGACGGCAAGACCGCCAACAGCATGGTCACCCGGCTGTCCCAGTTCCTGCGCCACTCCCTGGACAATGACCCCATGCAGAAGGTCACCCTGGCCAAGGAAGTGGAGGCGCTGATGCTGTACCTGGATATCGAGAAAGTGCGCTTCGCCGATCGCCTGCAGGTCAATGTGGATCTGGAGGGCGACGCCTCGCGCGCCCTGGTACCCAGCCTGCTGCTGCAACCTCTGGTGGAAAATGCGATCAAATACGGCATCTCCCAGCGGGAGTGGGGCGGCGAGATCACCATCAAGGCGCGGGTCTTTGCCGGTGAGCTGCTGATCGAGGTCAGCGACAACGGTCCCGGCGTGCCGGAAGAAGCACTGGCGGGGCTCGGCAACGGCAGCGGTGTGGGCATTCGCAACACCTGTGAACGGCTGCGGGCCCTGTATGGCGTGGAGCAGAAGACCCGCTTCTGCAATCGCCCGGAAGGCGGCCTGGCAGTCAATCTGCGGATTCCGTTTGAGCAGGAATAG
- a CDS encoding S8 family serine peptidase has translation MKLHNTLLAAAITAAMSAPTLAADTMRMVLEYKPGQGNAVKTALEGRGVTVHSELKRYDSLALEMTKEQFVAMKDVSGIVGIYADTPREMLDTGTMGEISPYGIAQTQADQLNYAGGTKVCIIDSGYDYGHPDLPASAVTGEEGGLAGPWNQDGNGHGTHVAGTIAALGGNGQGVVGVNDDGNIQLHIVRVFDDEGGFAYASSLAGAISDCADAGANVISMSLGGALENPIEERAIKQAARDGVLMIAAAGNDQMAWHSYPASYDAVMSVAAVDGGGNHASFSQRTAQVEIAAPGVSTLSTVPRGTGETGVGAVSQNGASFESIPMVGGTIGTVSASLANCGIGDSACEDAAGKICVIERGAISFGDKVANCEAGGGVGAIVYNNAPGIFGGDLGTTSNLVAVSLSQEDAEALEIGMGATISIEPMADYDYKSGTSMATPHVSGIAAKVWSHFPQCSANDIRLALRASAVDLDQPGYDYNTGWGLVQTKAAYDYLATNGCKSSNNILRGGDGRAH, from the coding sequence ATGAAATTACACAACACGCTGCTCGCCGCAGCCATCACTGCCGCGATGAGCGCTCCCACCCTCGCCGCCGACACCATGCGCATGGTCCTGGAATACAAGCCCGGACAGGGAAACGCAGTCAAAACCGCTCTGGAAGGGCGCGGTGTCACTGTGCACAGCGAACTGAAGCGCTACGACAGCCTGGCGCTGGAGATGACCAAAGAACAATTCGTCGCCATGAAGGATGTCTCCGGCATCGTCGGTATTTATGCAGATACCCCGCGCGAGATGCTCGACACCGGCACCATGGGTGAAATTTCCCCTTATGGTATTGCCCAGACCCAGGCCGACCAGCTCAATTACGCCGGCGGCACCAAGGTGTGCATCATCGACTCCGGCTACGACTACGGCCACCCGGACCTGCCCGCGTCGGCGGTGACTGGCGAAGAAGGCGGCCTGGCTGGCCCCTGGAACCAGGATGGCAATGGTCACGGTACCCACGTTGCTGGCACCATCGCCGCATTGGGCGGCAACGGCCAGGGTGTTGTCGGCGTCAATGACGACGGCAATATCCAGCTCCACATTGTGCGTGTCTTCGACGACGAAGGCGGCTTTGCCTACGCCTCCAGCCTGGCGGGTGCGATCAGCGACTGTGCCGACGCGGGTGCCAACGTGATTTCCATGAGCCTCGGTGGCGCACTGGAAAACCCGATTGAAGAGCGCGCCATCAAACAGGCGGCGCGCGACGGCGTGCTGATGATCGCCGCGGCCGGTAACGATCAAATGGCCTGGCACTCCTACCCCGCTTCCTACGACGCCGTAATGTCGGTGGCAGCGGTGGATGGCGGCGGCAACCATGCCTCCTTCTCTCAGCGCACTGCCCAGGTGGAAATCGCCGCTCCCGGTGTGAGCACTCTGTCCACCGTGCCCCGCGGCACCGGTGAAACCGGTGTGGGCGCAGTCTCCCAGAACGGCGCCTCGTTTGAGTCGATCCCCATGGTGGGTGGCACCATTGGCACTGTCAGTGCCTCGCTGGCAAATTGCGGCATCGGCGACAGCGCCTGTGAAGACGCGGCCGGCAAGATCTGTGTGATAGAGCGCGGCGCTATCAGCTTCGGTGACAAAGTCGCCAACTGTGAAGCGGGCGGCGGCGTCGGCGCCATTGTCTACAACAATGCACCGGGCATTTTCGGCGGCGATCTAGGCACCACCAGCAATCTGGTTGCGGTATCCCTAAGCCAGGAAGACGCTGAAGCACTGGAGATAGGTATGGGGGCCACAATTTCCATCGAGCCCATGGCGGACTATGACTACAAGTCCGGCACCTCAATGGCCACGCCGCACGTTTCCGGTATCGCTGCCAAAGTGTGGAGCCACTTCCCGCAGTGCAGCGCCAACGACATCCGCCTGGCCCTGCGCGCTTCCGCTGTTGATCTGGACCAACCGGGCTACGACTACAACACCGGCTGGGGGCTGGTGCAGACCAAGGCTGCGTATGACTACCTGGCGACCAACGGCTGCAAGTCTTCCAACAATATCCTGCGAGGCGGCGACGGCAGAGCCCACTGA
- the bioD gene encoding dethiobiotin synthase: protein MTRTFFVTGTNTEVGKTYATAAILEAAAGQGLKTAAMKPVASGCEETPEGLRNSDALTLIDAMTAVMPYEQVNPIALAPAVAPHIAAMAAGRRLDTSRLEGICRGVMNSGADLVLVEGAGGWRVPLAPRQFLSDLPRALELPVILVVGMELGCINHALLTAEAIRRDGLVLAGWVANFVRGAQGDMPKAEENLMTLRALLPAPCLGVLPHDEAGDYRQGASHLDLAPLLQDGATN from the coding sequence GTGACCCGTACGTTTTTTGTGACTGGAACAAATACTGAAGTCGGCAAGACCTATGCCACTGCGGCAATACTGGAAGCCGCCGCCGGGCAGGGTCTGAAGACCGCGGCGATGAAGCCGGTGGCGTCCGGTTGTGAGGAGACTCCGGAAGGGTTGCGCAATAGCGATGCGTTGACCCTGATTGATGCCATGACCGCGGTGATGCCCTACGAGCAGGTCAATCCCATTGCGCTGGCGCCTGCAGTAGCGCCGCATATCGCCGCGATGGCAGCGGGGCGTCGGCTGGATACGTCGCGCCTGGAAGGCATTTGTCGCGGGGTGATGAACAGTGGTGCCGATCTGGTACTGGTGGAGGGTGCCGGCGGCTGGCGGGTGCCACTGGCGCCGCGACAGTTTCTCTCGGACTTGCCGCGGGCGTTGGAATTGCCGGTCATTCTGGTGGTGGGCATGGAGTTGGGGTGCATTAATCACGCACTGCTTACGGCGGAAGCCATCCGTCGCGATGGTTTGGTGCTGGCCGGTTGGGTGGCCAACTTTGTGCGTGGAGCGCAGGGCGACATGCCGAAGGCGGAGGAGAATCTGATGACCCTGCGCGCGCTCCTTCCTGCGCCCTGCCTGGGTGTCCTGCCTCACGATGAGGCCGGTGATTACCGCCAGGGTGCCAGCCACCTGGATCTGGCGCCGCTGTTGCAGGACGGCGCCACAAACTGA
- a CDS encoding EVE domain-containing protein produces MKYWLFKSEPDEYGLADLKAEPGQVGRWDGIRNYQARNFLRDQVQVGDGVLFYHSTCKIPAVAGTATVAKAAYPDPAQFNPESKYFDPKATAEKPRWYCVDIRWQSEFRRPVALKDIKQNPALAEMVLVKQGRLSIQPVTSEEWDIIQQLGR; encoded by the coding sequence TTGAAATACTGGTTGTTCAAATCAGAGCCGGACGAGTACGGACTTGCAGACCTGAAGGCAGAGCCTGGTCAGGTTGGCCGCTGGGACGGCATCCGCAACTACCAGGCGCGCAACTTCCTGCGGGACCAGGTGCAGGTGGGCGACGGCGTGCTCTTCTATCACAGTACCTGCAAGATTCCCGCCGTTGCCGGTACCGCGACAGTGGCAAAGGCGGCCTACCCGGACCCGGCGCAATTCAATCCCGAATCCAAGTACTTCGACCCCAAGGCCACCGCAGAGAAACCGCGCTGGTACTGCGTGGATATCCGGTGGCAGAGTGAGTTCCGCCGCCCCGTGGCCCTGAAAGATATCAAGCAGAACCCGGCGCTGGCGGAGATGGTGCTGGTAAAACAGGGCCGGCTGTCGATTCAGCCGGTCACCAGCGAAGAGTGGGACATTATTCAGCAGCTGGGGCGCTAG
- a CDS encoding nitroreductase family protein has protein sequence MADSGQFAPLQFEQFDDATKIARARTFYHWMQQRRSVRDFSNAPIPREVIEQAVLTAGSAPSGANMQPWHFCVVESAAVKQEIRMAAEAEEREFYERRASEEWLDALAPLGTDAHKPFLETAPYLIVIFLKKFSEGAAGEQRKNYYTSESVGIATGMLLAALHNAGVATLTHTPSPMKFLNQILGRPGDERPYMIVVAGLPAEGAQVPAIGKKPLGEIAEFI, from the coding sequence ATGGCAGACTCCGGCCAGTTCGCGCCATTGCAATTCGAGCAGTTCGACGATGCGACCAAAATTGCGCGTGCGCGAACGTTTTATCATTGGATGCAGCAGCGCCGCTCGGTGCGGGATTTTTCAAATGCACCAATACCCCGTGAAGTCATCGAGCAGGCGGTGCTTACTGCGGGCAGCGCACCCAGTGGTGCCAATATGCAGCCCTGGCATTTTTGCGTGGTGGAGTCTGCGGCGGTGAAACAAGAAATCCGCATGGCGGCGGAAGCGGAAGAGCGGGAGTTTTATGAGAGGCGTGCATCGGAAGAGTGGCTGGACGCTCTCGCCCCGCTGGGAACCGACGCGCATAAGCCCTTCCTGGAAACCGCGCCCTACCTGATCGTGATTTTCCTGAAAAAGTTCTCCGAAGGAGCGGCGGGTGAGCAGCGCAAAAATTACTACACCTCCGAGTCTGTCGGTATCGCCACCGGCATGTTGCTGGCTGCACTGCACAATGCTGGCGTCGCTACCCTCACACACACGCCAAGCCCGATGAAGTTCCTGAACCAGATTCTCGGCCGCCCCGGCGACGAGCGCCCCTATATGATTGTGGTGGCGGGGCTGCCGGCGGAGGGCGCACAGGTTCCGGCAATTGGTAAAAAACCATTGGGCGAGATAGCAGAATTTATCTAG
- a CDS encoding DUF3094 family protein, with protein sequence MPNPESESEFSVPPKKLSADDQARVDRYLESGHNDVERKPFRPLLLLGIILVVLTLLSLLSLFIARTKGVV encoded by the coding sequence ATGCCGAACCCAGAGTCCGAATCCGAATTCAGCGTCCCGCCGAAGAAACTTTCCGCAGATGACCAGGCCAGGGTCGACCGCTATCTGGAAAGCGGCCACAACGACGTGGAGCGCAAGCCTTTCCGCCCTCTGTTGCTGCTGGGCATTATTCTCGTGGTACTGACGCTGTTGTCGCTGTTGAGCCTGTTCATCGCGCGTACCAAGGGGGTAGTGTAA
- a CDS encoding acyl-CoA dehydrogenase C-terminal domain-containing protein, protein MAEYKAPLREMNFLLHEVFEADKLWARLPALADTADRETADAILEEMAKLASNTLDPINRSGDEEGCHWNDGVVTTPKGFPEAYATYCEGGWGALVGNPEFGGMGMPKTLGAQVEEMICAANISFALYPVLTNGACLAIDAHATEELKQKYLPNMYAGTWAGAMDLTEPHAGTDLGIIRTKAEPQEDGSYSITGSKIFITGGDHDLSENIIHLVLAKLPDAPKGPKGISLFLVPKIMVNEDGSLGERNAVSCGSIEHKMGIKASSTCAMNFDGAKGWLVGEVNKGLAAMFTMMNYERLGVGIQGLGASERSYQSALEYARDRVQSRSPEGVKQPEKAADPIIVHPDVRRMLLTQKAYIGGGRALSTYVAKWLDIAKFGEGEEQKHAEAMVALLTPVAKAFFTDKGLECTVLGQQVFGGHGFIREWGQEQLVRDVRITQIYEGTNGIQALDLIGRKTVANGGAFFELFAAEIQGFIAENADDEAMAEFIQPLASELQRLKDVTAAVIEAAKTDPNAPGAASVEYLHLFGFVAYAYMWAKVASVALPQADDFYRSQIKTARFFFARLLPQTNALAASVLAGSETLMDMEDELF, encoded by the coding sequence ATGGCTGAGTACAAGGCGCCACTGCGCGAGATGAACTTCCTGCTGCATGAAGTATTCGAGGCAGACAAGCTGTGGGCGCGGCTGCCGGCGCTGGCGGACACTGCCGATCGCGAAACCGCAGATGCGATTCTGGAAGAAATGGCCAAACTGGCCAGCAACACCCTGGACCCGATCAACCGCAGCGGCGACGAAGAGGGTTGCCACTGGAACGACGGCGTTGTGACCACGCCGAAAGGTTTCCCGGAAGCCTACGCCACTTACTGTGAGGGCGGCTGGGGTGCGCTGGTGGGCAATCCGGAATTCGGTGGCATGGGTATGCCGAAAACCCTGGGTGCCCAGGTGGAAGAGATGATCTGTGCGGCGAATATTTCCTTCGCCCTCTACCCGGTGCTGACCAATGGCGCCTGCCTGGCAATCGATGCCCACGCTACCGAAGAGCTGAAGCAGAAGTACCTGCCGAACATGTACGCCGGCACCTGGGCCGGAGCCATGGATCTGACCGAGCCTCACGCCGGTACCGATCTGGGTATCATCCGCACCAAGGCGGAGCCGCAGGAAGATGGCAGCTACAGCATCACCGGCTCCAAGATTTTCATTACCGGCGGTGACCACGACCTGTCCGAGAACATCATCCATCTGGTACTGGCCAAACTGCCGGACGCACCCAAGGGCCCGAAAGGTATCTCCCTGTTCCTGGTGCCGAAAATCATGGTCAACGAAGACGGCAGCCTGGGCGAGCGCAATGCGGTCAGCTGTGGCTCCATCGAGCACAAGATGGGCATCAAGGCTTCCTCCACCTGCGCGATGAACTTCGATGGCGCCAAGGGCTGGCTGGTGGGTGAAGTGAACAAGGGCCTCGCGGCCATGTTCACCATGATGAACTACGAGCGCCTTGGTGTTGGTATTCAGGGCCTGGGCGCTTCCGAGCGTTCCTATCAGAGCGCGCTCGAATACGCCCGTGACCGCGTACAGAGCCGTTCACCGGAAGGTGTCAAGCAGCCGGAAAAGGCCGCCGACCCGATCATCGTGCACCCGGACGTACGCCGTATGCTGCTGACCCAGAAAGCCTACATTGGCGGTGGCCGTGCGCTGTCCACTTATGTGGCCAAGTGGCTGGATATTGCCAAGTTCGGCGAAGGCGAAGAGCAGAAGCACGCGGAAGCCATGGTGGCATTGCTGACGCCGGTGGCCAAAGCTTTCTTCACCGACAAGGGTCTCGAGTGTACCGTGCTGGGCCAGCAGGTGTTCGGCGGCCACGGCTTTATCCGCGAGTGGGGCCAGGAGCAGTTGGTGCGCGACGTGCGTATTACCCAGATCTACGAGGGTACCAACGGCATCCAGGCGCTGGATCTGATCGGTCGCAAGACCGTCGCCAACGGTGGCGCCTTCTTCGAGCTGTTTGCCGCGGAAATTCAGGGATTCATTGCTGAAAACGCCGATGACGAAGCAATGGCGGAATTCATCCAGCCGCTGGCGAGCGAGCTGCAGCGCCTGAAAGACGTGACCGCTGCAGTGATTGAGGCGGCCAAAACCGACCCCAACGCACCGGGCGCCGCTTCGGTGGAGTATTTGCACCTGTTCGGTTTTGTCGCCTACGCCTATATGTGGGCCAAGGTGGCCAGCGTTGCATTGCCGCAGGCGGACGACTTCTACCGCAGCCAGATCAAAACCGCGCGCTTCTTCTTCGCGCGCCTGCTGCCGCAGACCAACGCGCTGGCGGCCAGCGTACTTGCTGGCAGCGAGACGCTGATGGATATGGAAGACGAGTTGTTCTGA